Proteins encoded in a region of the Panicum hallii strain FIL2 chromosome 3, PHallii_v3.1, whole genome shotgun sequence genome:
- the LOC112886186 gene encoding amino acid permease 3-like, whose product MAAHSGPNKHAVAPMEVSVEAGNAGAAEWLDDDGRPCRKGTFWTASAHIITAVIGSGVLSLAWAIAQLGWVAGPAAMLLFAFVTYYTATLLAECYRTGDPETGKRNYTYMDAVRSNLGGAKVVFCGVIQYANLVGVAIGYTIASSISMKAIRRAGCFHTNGHGDPCNSSSIPYMILFGVVQILFSQIPDFDQIWWLSIVAAVMSFTYSSIGLALGIAQTISNGGFKGSLTGISIGADVTSTQKIWHSLQAFGDIAFAYSFSNILIEIQDTIKAPPPSESKVMQKATRLSVATTTIFYMLCGCMGYAAFGDAAPDNLLTGFGFYEPFWLLDVANIAIVVHLVGAYQVFCQPIFAFVERRAAAAWPDSAFISRELRVGPFALSLFRLTWRSAFVCVTTVVAMLLPFFGNVVGFLGAVSFWPLTVYFPVEMYIKQRRVPRGSTKWICLQTLSISCLIVSIAAAAGSIADVIDALKVYRPFSS is encoded by the exons ATGGCGGCGCACAGCGGCCCGAACAAGCACGCGGTGGCGCCGATGGAGGTGTCGGTGGAGGCCGGGAACGCCGGCGCTGCAGAGTGGCTGGACGACGACGGCCGCCCCTGCCGCAAGGGCACGTTCTGGACGGCCAGCGCGCACATCATCACCGCCGTCATCGGCTCCGGCGTGCTCTCGCTGGCCTGGGCCATCGCGCAGCTCGGCTGGgtcgccggccccgccgccatGCTGCTCTTCGCCTTCGTCACCTACTACACCGCCACGCTGCTCGCCGAGTGCTACCGCACCGGCGACCCGGAGACCGGCAAGCGCAACTACACCTACATGGACGCCGTGCGATCCAACCTCGGCGGCGCCAAGGTGGTGTTCTGTGGAGTGATACAGTACGCCAACCTCGTCGGCGTCGCCATCGGGTACACCATCGCCTCGTCCATCAGCATGAAGGCCATCAGGAGAGCCGGGTGCTTCCACACCAATGGCCACGGCGATCCCTGCAACAGCTCGAGCATCCCGTACATGATCCTCTTCGGCGTTGTGCAGATCCTCTTCTCGCAGATACCGGACTTTGATCAGATTTGGTGGCTCTCCATCGTCGCCGCCGTCATGTCCTTCACCTACTCTTCCATCGGGCTCGCCCTCGGCATCGCGCAGACCATTT CTAACGGTGGGTTCAAGGGCAGCCTCACCGGAATCAGCATCGGCGCCGACGTCACATCTACGCAGAAGATCTGGCACAGCCTGCAGGCCTTCGGCGACATAGCCTTCGCCTACTCCTTCTCCAACATCCTCATCGAAATCCAA GACACGATcaaggcgccgccgccgtcggagtCGAAGGTGATGCAGAAGGCGACGCGGCTGAGCGTGGCGACGACTACCATCTTCTACATGCTGTGCGGGTGCATGGGATACGCGGCGTTCGGCGACGCCGCGCCGGACAACCTCCTCACCGGGTTCGGCTTCTACGAGCCCTTCTGGCTCCTCGACGTCGCCAACATCGCCATCGTCGTGCACCTCGTCGGCGCCTACCAGGTGTTCTGCCAGCCCATCTTCGCCTTCGtcgagcgccgcgccgccgcggcgtggccggacAGCGCCTTCATCTCCCGGGAGCTCCGCGTGGGCCCCTTCGCGCTCAGCTTGTTCCGCCTCACGTGGAGGTCGGCGTTCGTGTGCGTGACCACCGTCGTCGCCATGCTCCTGCCCTTCTTCGGCAATGTTGTCGGGTTCCTCGGCGCCGTCTCCTTCTGGCCGCTTACCGTCTACTTCCCTGTCGAGATGTACATCAAGCAGCGCCGGGTGCCGCGGGGAAGCACCAAATGGATCTGCCTCCAGACGCTCAGCATCAGCTGCCTCATTGtgtccatcgccgccgccgccggttccATCGCCGACGTGATCGACGCCCTCAAGGTCTACCGGCCGTTCAGCAGTTAA
- the LOC112884582 gene encoding amino acid permease 3-like, translated as MASHNGPKHVAPMEVSVEAGNSGAAEWLDDDGRPRRTGTVWTASAHIITAVIGSGVLSLAWAIAQLGWVAGPAAMLLFAFVTYYTATLLAECYRTGDPDTGKRNYTYMDAVRSNLGGAKVAFCGVIQYANLVGVAIGYTIASSISMQAIRRAGCFHKNGHGDPCKSSSNPYMILFGIVQILFSQIPDFDQIWWLSIVAAVMSFTYSSIGLALGIAQTISNGGFKGSLTGISIGADVSSTQKIWHSLQAFGDIAFAYSFSNILIEIQDTIKAPPPSEAKVMQKATRLSVATTTVFYMLCGCMGYAAFGDAAPDNLLTGFGFYEPFWLLDIANIAIVVHLVGAYQVFCQPIFAFVERRAAAAWPDSAFISRELLVGPFALSLFRLTWRSAFVCVTTVVAMLLPFFGNVVGFLGAVSFWPLTVYFPVEMYIKQRRVPRGSIKWICLQTLSISCLIVSIAAAAGSIADVIDALKVYRPFSS; from the exons ATGGCGTCGCACAACGGCCCCAAGCACGTGGCGCCGATGGAGGTGTCGGTGGAGGCCGGGaactccggcgccgccgagTGGCTGGACGACgacggccgcccccgccgcacGGGCACGGTCTGGACGGCCAGCGCCCACATCATCACGGCCGTCATCGGCTCCGGCGTGCTCTCGCTGGCCTGGGCCATCGCGCAGCTCGGCTGGgtcgccggccccgccgccatGCTGCTCTTCGCCTTCGTCACCTACTACACCGCCACGCTGCTCGCCGAGTGCTACCGGACCGGCGACCCGGACACGGGGAAGCGCAACTACACCTACATGGACGCCGTGCGCTCCAACCTCGGCGGCGCCAAGGTCGCATTCTGCGGCGTGATACAGTACGCCAACCTCGTCGGCGTCGCCATCGGGTACACCATCGCGTCCTCCATCAGCATGCAGGCCATCAGGAGGGCGGGGTGCTTCCACAAGAACGGGCACGGAGACCCGTGCAAGAGCTCCAGCAACCCCTACATGATCCTCTTCGGCATCGTGCAGATCCTCTTCTCGCAGATACCAGACTTCGATCAGATTTGGTGGCTCTCCATCGTCGCCGCCGTCATGTCCTTCACCTACTCTTCCATCGGCCTCGCCCTCGGCATCGCACAGACCATCT CCAACGGTGGATTCAAGGGAAGCCTCACCGGCATCAGCATCGGCGCCGACGTCTCCTCCACGCAGAAGATCTGGCACAGCCTGCAGGCCTTCGGTGACATAGCCTTCGCCTACTCCTTCTCCAACATCCTCATCGAAATCCAA GACACCATcaaggcgccgccgccgtctgagGCTAAGGTGATGCAGAAGGCGACGCGGCTGAGCGTGGCGACGACGACCGTCTTCTACATGCTGTGCGGGTGCATGGGGTACGCCGCGTTCGGCGACGCGGCGCCGGACAACCTCCTCACGGGGTTCGGCTTCTACGAGCCCTTCTGGCTGCTGGACATCGCCAACATCGCCATCGTCGTGCACCTCGTCGGCGCCTACCAGGTCTTCTGCCAGCCCATCTTCGCCTTCGtcgagcgccgcgccgccgcggcctggCCGGACAGCGCCTTCATCTCCCGGGAGCTCCTCGTGGGCCCCTTCGCGCTCAGCCTCTTCCGCCTCACGTGGCGGTCGGCGTTCGTGTGCGTGACCACCGTCGTCGCCATGCTCCTCCCCTTCTTCGGCAACGTTGTCGGGTTCCTCGGCGCCGTCTCCTTCTGGCCGCTCACCGTCTACTTCCCCGTCGAGATGTACATCAAGCAGCGCCGCGTGCCGCGGGGCAGCATCAAGTGGATCTGCCTCCAGACGCTGAGCATCAGCTGCCTCATCGTCtctatcgccgccgccgccggttccATTGCCGACGTCATCGACGCCCTCAAGGTCTACCGGCCGTTCAGCAGTTAA
- the LOC112883832 gene encoding amino acid permease 3-like, which produces MAAHIGTNHVAPMEVSVEAGNAGAAEWLDDDGRPRRTGTFWTASAHIITAVIGSGVLSLGWAIAQLGWVAGPAAMLLFAFVTYYTATLLAECYRTGDPDTGKRNYTYMDAVRSNLGGARVAFCGVIQYANLVGVAIGYTIASSISMKAIRRAGCFHNNGHADPCKSSSTPYMILFGVVQILFSQIPDFDQIWWLSIVAAVMSFTYSSIGLSLGIAQTISNGGFKGSLTGISIGAGVTSTQKIWHSLQAFGDIAFAYSFSNILIEIQDTIKAPPPSESKVMQKATRLSVATTTVFYMLCGCMGYAAFGDAAPDNLLTGFGFYEPFWLLDIANVAIVVHLVGAYQVFCQPIFAFVERRAAAAWPDSAFISRELRVGPFALSVFRLTWRSAFVCVTTVVAMLLPFFGNVVGFLGAVSFWPLTVYFPVEMYIKQRRVPRGSTKWISLQMLSAGCLIVSIAAAAGSIADVIDALKVYRPFSG; this is translated from the exons ATGGCGGCGCACATAGGCACGAACCACGTGGCGCCGATGGAGGTGTCGGTGGAGGCCGGGAACGCCGGCGCTGCGGAGTGGCTGGACGACGACGGCCGCCCGCGACGCACGGGAACGTTCTGGACTGCCAGCGCGCACATCATCACCGCGGTCATCGGCTCCGGCGTGCTCTCGCTCGGCTGGGCCATCGCGCAGCTCGGCTGGgtcgccggccccgccgccatGCTGCTCTTCGCCTTCGTCACCTACTACACCGCCACGCTGCTCGCCGAGTGCTACCGGACCGGCGACCCGGACACGGGGAAGCGCAACTACACCTACATGGACGCCGTGCGCTCCAACCTCGGCGGCGCCAGGGTCGCCTTCTGCGGCGTGATACAGTACGCCAACCTCGTCGGCGTCGCCATCGGCTACACCATCGCGTCCTCCATCAGCATGAAGGCCATCAGAAGAGCCGGCTGCTTCCACAACAATGGACACGCTGACCCGTGCAAGAGCTCGAGCACTCCGTACATGATCCTCTTCGGCGTTGTCCAGATCCTCTTCTCGCAGATACCGGACTTTGATCAGATTTGGTGGCTGTCCATCGTCGCCGCCGTCATGTCCTTCACTTATTCTTCAATCGGACTCTCCCTGGGAATAGCACAGACCATCT CTAACGGTGGGTTCAAGGGAAGCCTCACCGGAATTAGCATCGGCGCCGGCGTCACCTCGACGCAGAAGATCTGGCACAGCCTGCAGGCCTTCGGTGACATCGCCTTCGCCTACTCCTTCTCCAACATCCTCATTGAGATCCAG GACACGATcaaggcgccgccgccgtcggagtCGAAGGTGATGCAGAAGGCGACGCGGCTGAGCGTGGCGACGACGACCGTCTTCTACATGCTGTGCGGGTGCATGGGGTACGCCGCGTTCGGCGACGCGGCGCCGGACAACCTCCTCACCGGGTTCGGCTTCTACGAGCCCTTCTGGCTGCTGGACATCGCCAACGTCGCCATCGTCGTGCACCTCGTCGGCGCCTACCAGGTCTTCTGCCAGCCCATCTTCGCCTTCGtcgagcgccgcgccgccgcggcgtggccggacAGCGCCTTCATCTCCCGGGAGCTCCGCGTGGGGCCGTTCGCGCTCAGCGTGTTCCGGCTCACGTGGCGGTCGGCGTTCGTGTGCGTGACCACCGTCGTCGCCATGCTCCTCCCCTTCTTCGGCAACGTTGTCGGGTTCCTCGGCGCCGTCTCCTTCTGGCCGCTCACCGTCTACTTCCCCGTCGAGATGTACATCAAGCAGCGTCGCGTGCCTCGCGGCAGCACCAAGTGGATCAGCCTCCAGATGCTTAGCGCCGGCTGCCTAATTGtgtccatcgccgccgccgccggttccATAGCCGACGTGATCGATGCGCTCAAGGTGTACCGGCCGTTCAGCGGTTAA
- the LOC112884580 gene encoding histidinol dehydrogenase, chloroplastic-like isoform X2: MKSYRLSELSDAELRGLKARPRIDFSSIFGTVNPIVEDVRVRGDAAVKDYTEKFDKVTLDDVVVCVIDLPDAELDPAVKEAFDVAYDNIYAFHVSQKLPEKTVENMKGVRCKRITRCIGSVGLYVPGGTAVLPSTALMLAVPAQIAGCKTIVLATPPSRDGSICKEVLYCAKKAGVTHILKAGGAQAISAMAWGTASCPKVEKIFGPGNQYVTAAKMILQNSEAMVSIDMPAGPSEVLVIADKYANPVHVAADLLSQAEHGPDSQVVLVIAGDGVDLDAIEAEVSKQCNALPRGEFASKALSHSFTVFSKDMVEAISFSNLYAPEHLIINVKDAEQWEELIENAGSVFLGQWTPESVGDYASGTNHVLPTYGYARMYSGVSLNSFLKYITVQSLTEEGLRKLGPYVAKMAEVEGLEAHKRAVTLRLQEEHDAEEEDVPPCFEVPAEDSPRSTSSNKRGSSTSTTGASHSKKSKSAYFNMFRSMVKQNSEVSGAKLQMMKERQAEKKMKEQQESTQHEAVIQCALEAGIEPGSPEYLALGYLCGSAIMTRLFFKCQTPEQRIAFIRRYMKAENLD; this comes from the exons ATGAAGTCGTATAGGCTGTCCGAGCTCAGCGACGCCGAGCTTAGGGGCCTCAAGGCTCGTCCCCGCATTGACTTCTCGTCCATATTCGGCACG GTGAATCCAATTGTTGAGGATGTCCGTGTCAGAGGCGATGCTGCTGTTAAGGA TTATACAGAAAAGTTTGACAAGGTCACACTTGATGATGTTGTTGTGTGTGTTATCGATCTCCCAGATGCAGAG CTTGATCCAGCTGTGAAGGAAGCCTTCGACGTTGCATATGACAATATATATGCCTTCCATGTTTCACAAAAATTACCCGAGAAGACAGTTGAGAATATGAAA GGGGTAAGATGTAAAAGAATAACAAGATGCATTGGCTCTGTTGGGCTGTATGTCCCAGGTGGCACTGCCGTCTTGCCTTCAACTGCGTTGATGCTTGCTGTG CCTGCACAGATTGCTGGATGCAAAACTATTGTTCTTGCCACACCCCCTAGTCGTGATGGTAGCATATGCAAG GAGGTTCTTTACTGTGCAAAAAAAGCTGGTGTCACACACATACTGAAAGCTGGAGGAGCTCAG GCAATCTCAGCTATGGCATGGGGAACTGCGTCGTGCCCAAAG GTTGAGAAGATTTTTGGGCCTGGTAACCAGTATGTAACAGCTGCCAAAATGATTCTTCAG AACAGTGAAGCTATGGTATCTATAGACATGCCTGCTGGGCCTTCTGAAGTTTTAGTCATTGCCGATAAATATGCAAACCCAGTTCATGTTGCTGCTGATTTGTTATCTCAG GCAGAGCACGGCCCTGATAGTCAAGTTGTTCTAGTTATTGCTGGAGATGGTGTTGATTTGGATGCCATTGAAGCAGAAGTTAGCAAGCAGTGCAATGCTCTTCCAAGAGGTGAATTTGCCTCAAAAGCACTTAGCCACAGTTTCACTGTGTTTTCCAAAGATATGGTTGAG GCCATATCATTCTCAAATTTGTATGCCCCTGAGCATCTGATCATCAATGTAAAGGATGCTGAGCAGTGGGAGGAGTTAATCGAGAACGCAG GTTCAGTTTTCTTGGGCCAATGGACTCCAGAGAGTGTGGGCGATTATGCGAGTGGAACGAACCATGTCCTTCCAACCTACGGTTATGCGAGGATGTACAGTGGTGTGTCACTGAATTCTTTCCTCAAATACATTACTGTCCAATCCCTAACAGAGGAAGGGCTGAGAAAGCTGGGTCCGTACGTCGCAAAGATGGCTGAAGTCGAAGGGCTCGAGGCGCACAAGAGAGCCGTTACCCTGAGGCTGCAAGAGGAGCATGACGCGGAGGAGGAAGATGTTCCTCCTTGTTTTGAGGTCCCAGCCGAAGACAGCCCTAGGAGCACAAGTAGCAACAAGAGGGGCAGCAGCACAAGCACAACTGGGGCCAGTCATTCAAAGAAGAGCAAGAGCGCGTACTTCAACATGTTCAGATCCATGGTGAAGCAGAACTCAGAAGTTAGTGGGGCGAAGCTTCAAATGATGAAGGAGAGGCAGGcagagaagaagatgaaggaaCAGCAGGAAAGCACCCAGCATGAAGCTGTGATCCAGTGCGCCCTGGAAGCTGGGATTGAGCCTGGCAGTCCAGAGTACTTGGCCCTGGGCTACCTTTGTGGAAGTGCCATCATGACGCGCTTGTTCTTTAAGTGCCAAACACCTGAACAAAGGATAGCCTTCATCAGGAGATACATGAAGGCTGAAAATTTGGACTAG
- the LOC112884580 gene encoding histidinol dehydrogenase, chloroplastic-like isoform X3 has translation MKGVRCKRITRCIGSVGLYVPGGTAVLPSTALMLAVPAQIAGCKTIVLATPPSRDGSICKEVLYCAKKAGVTHILKAGGAQAISAMAWGTASCPKVEKIFGPGNQYVTAAKMILQNSEAMVSIDMPAGPSEVLVIADKYANPVHVAADLLSQAEHGPDSQVVLVIAGDGVDLDAIEAEVSKQCNALPRGEFASKALSHSFTVFSKDMVEAISFSNLYAPEHLIINVKDAEQWEELIENAGSVFLGQWTPESVGDYASGTNHVLPTYGYARMYSGVSLNSFLKYITVQSLTEEGLRKLGPYVAKMAEVEGLEAHKRAVTLRLQEEHDAEEEDVPPCFEVPAEDSPRSTSSNKRGSSTSTTGASHSKKSKSAYFNMFRSMVKQNSEVSGAKLQMMKERQAEKKMKEQQESTQHEAVIQCALEAGIEPGSPEYLALGYLCGSAIMTRLFFKCQTPEQRIAFIRRYMKAENLD, from the exons ATGAAA GGGGTAAGATGTAAAAGAATAACAAGATGCATTGGCTCTGTTGGGCTGTATGTCCCAGGTGGCACTGCCGTCTTGCCTTCAACTGCGTTGATGCTTGCTGTG CCTGCACAGATTGCTGGATGCAAAACTATTGTTCTTGCCACACCCCCTAGTCGTGATGGTAGCATATGCAAG GAGGTTCTTTACTGTGCAAAAAAAGCTGGTGTCACACACATACTGAAAGCTGGAGGAGCTCAG GCAATCTCAGCTATGGCATGGGGAACTGCGTCGTGCCCAAAG GTTGAGAAGATTTTTGGGCCTGGTAACCAGTATGTAACAGCTGCCAAAATGATTCTTCAG AACAGTGAAGCTATGGTATCTATAGACATGCCTGCTGGGCCTTCTGAAGTTTTAGTCATTGCCGATAAATATGCAAACCCAGTTCATGTTGCTGCTGATTTGTTATCTCAG GCAGAGCACGGCCCTGATAGTCAAGTTGTTCTAGTTATTGCTGGAGATGGTGTTGATTTGGATGCCATTGAAGCAGAAGTTAGCAAGCAGTGCAATGCTCTTCCAAGAGGTGAATTTGCCTCAAAAGCACTTAGCCACAGTTTCACTGTGTTTTCCAAAGATATGGTTGAG GCCATATCATTCTCAAATTTGTATGCCCCTGAGCATCTGATCATCAATGTAAAGGATGCTGAGCAGTGGGAGGAGTTAATCGAGAACGCAG GTTCAGTTTTCTTGGGCCAATGGACTCCAGAGAGTGTGGGCGATTATGCGAGTGGAACGAACCATGTCCTTCCAACCTACGGTTATGCGAGGATGTACAGTGGTGTGTCACTGAATTCTTTCCTCAAATACATTACTGTCCAATCCCTAACAGAGGAAGGGCTGAGAAAGCTGGGTCCGTACGTCGCAAAGATGGCTGAAGTCGAAGGGCTCGAGGCGCACAAGAGAGCCGTTACCCTGAGGCTGCAAGAGGAGCATGACGCGGAGGAGGAAGATGTTCCTCCTTGTTTTGAGGTCCCAGCCGAAGACAGCCCTAGGAGCACAAGTAGCAACAAGAGGGGCAGCAGCACAAGCACAACTGGGGCCAGTCATTCAAAGAAGAGCAAGAGCGCGTACTTCAACATGTTCAGATCCATGGTGAAGCAGAACTCAGAAGTTAGTGGGGCGAAGCTTCAAATGATGAAGGAGAGGCAGGcagagaagaagatgaaggaaCAGCAGGAAAGCACCCAGCATGAAGCTGTGATCCAGTGCGCCCTGGAAGCTGGGATTGAGCCTGGCAGTCCAGAGTACTTGGCCCTGGGCTACCTTTGTGGAAGTGCCATCATGACGCGCTTGTTCTTTAAGTGCCAAACACCTGAACAAAGGATAGCCTTCATCAGGAGATACATGAAGGCTGAAAATTTGGACTAG
- the LOC112884580 gene encoding histidinol dehydrogenase, chloroplastic-like isoform X1, with protein METHQGLTASSVMKSYRLSELSDAELRGLKARPRIDFSSIFGTVNPIVEDVRVRGDAAVKDYTEKFDKVTLDDVVVCVIDLPDAELDPAVKEAFDVAYDNIYAFHVSQKLPEKTVENMKGVRCKRITRCIGSVGLYVPGGTAVLPSTALMLAVPAQIAGCKTIVLATPPSRDGSICKEVLYCAKKAGVTHILKAGGAQAISAMAWGTASCPKVEKIFGPGNQYVTAAKMILQNSEAMVSIDMPAGPSEVLVIADKYANPVHVAADLLSQAEHGPDSQVVLVIAGDGVDLDAIEAEVSKQCNALPRGEFASKALSHSFTVFSKDMVEAISFSNLYAPEHLIINVKDAEQWEELIENAGSVFLGQWTPESVGDYASGTNHVLPTYGYARMYSGVSLNSFLKYITVQSLTEEGLRKLGPYVAKMAEVEGLEAHKRAVTLRLQEEHDAEEEDVPPCFEVPAEDSPRSTSSNKRGSSTSTTGASHSKKSKSAYFNMFRSMVKQNSEVSGAKLQMMKERQAEKKMKEQQESTQHEAVIQCALEAGIEPGSPEYLALGYLCGSAIMTRLFFKCQTPEQRIAFIRRYMKAENLD; from the exons ATGGAAACCCACCAAG GGTTGACTGCCAGTAGCGTGATGAAGTCGTATAGGCTGTCCGAGCTCAGCGACGCCGAGCTTAGGGGCCTCAAGGCTCGTCCCCGCATTGACTTCTCGTCCATATTCGGCACG GTGAATCCAATTGTTGAGGATGTCCGTGTCAGAGGCGATGCTGCTGTTAAGGA TTATACAGAAAAGTTTGACAAGGTCACACTTGATGATGTTGTTGTGTGTGTTATCGATCTCCCAGATGCAGAG CTTGATCCAGCTGTGAAGGAAGCCTTCGACGTTGCATATGACAATATATATGCCTTCCATGTTTCACAAAAATTACCCGAGAAGACAGTTGAGAATATGAAA GGGGTAAGATGTAAAAGAATAACAAGATGCATTGGCTCTGTTGGGCTGTATGTCCCAGGTGGCACTGCCGTCTTGCCTTCAACTGCGTTGATGCTTGCTGTG CCTGCACAGATTGCTGGATGCAAAACTATTGTTCTTGCCACACCCCCTAGTCGTGATGGTAGCATATGCAAG GAGGTTCTTTACTGTGCAAAAAAAGCTGGTGTCACACACATACTGAAAGCTGGAGGAGCTCAG GCAATCTCAGCTATGGCATGGGGAACTGCGTCGTGCCCAAAG GTTGAGAAGATTTTTGGGCCTGGTAACCAGTATGTAACAGCTGCCAAAATGATTCTTCAG AACAGTGAAGCTATGGTATCTATAGACATGCCTGCTGGGCCTTCTGAAGTTTTAGTCATTGCCGATAAATATGCAAACCCAGTTCATGTTGCTGCTGATTTGTTATCTCAG GCAGAGCACGGCCCTGATAGTCAAGTTGTTCTAGTTATTGCTGGAGATGGTGTTGATTTGGATGCCATTGAAGCAGAAGTTAGCAAGCAGTGCAATGCTCTTCCAAGAGGTGAATTTGCCTCAAAAGCACTTAGCCACAGTTTCACTGTGTTTTCCAAAGATATGGTTGAG GCCATATCATTCTCAAATTTGTATGCCCCTGAGCATCTGATCATCAATGTAAAGGATGCTGAGCAGTGGGAGGAGTTAATCGAGAACGCAG GTTCAGTTTTCTTGGGCCAATGGACTCCAGAGAGTGTGGGCGATTATGCGAGTGGAACGAACCATGTCCTTCCAACCTACGGTTATGCGAGGATGTACAGTGGTGTGTCACTGAATTCTTTCCTCAAATACATTACTGTCCAATCCCTAACAGAGGAAGGGCTGAGAAAGCTGGGTCCGTACGTCGCAAAGATGGCTGAAGTCGAAGGGCTCGAGGCGCACAAGAGAGCCGTTACCCTGAGGCTGCAAGAGGAGCATGACGCGGAGGAGGAAGATGTTCCTCCTTGTTTTGAGGTCCCAGCCGAAGACAGCCCTAGGAGCACAAGTAGCAACAAGAGGGGCAGCAGCACAAGCACAACTGGGGCCAGTCATTCAAAGAAGAGCAAGAGCGCGTACTTCAACATGTTCAGATCCATGGTGAAGCAGAACTCAGAAGTTAGTGGGGCGAAGCTTCAAATGATGAAGGAGAGGCAGGcagagaagaagatgaaggaaCAGCAGGAAAGCACCCAGCATGAAGCTGTGATCCAGTGCGCCCTGGAAGCTGGGATTGAGCCTGGCAGTCCAGAGTACTTGGCCCTGGGCTACCTTTGTGGAAGTGCCATCATGACGCGCTTGTTCTTTAAGTGCCAAACACCTGAACAAAGGATAGCCTTCATCAGGAGATACATGAAGGCTGAAAATTTGGACTAG
- the LOC112887349 gene encoding amino acid permease 3-like, with protein MAVHDGANNKHEVAVAPMEVSVEAGNFQEADRLDDDGRPRRTGTVWTASAHIITAVIGSGVLSLAWAIAQLGWVAGPAAMLLFAFVTYYTATLLAECYRTGDPDTGKRNYTYMDAVRSNLGGAKVVFCGVIQYSNLVGVAIGYTIASSISMKAIRRAGCFHTNGHGDPCNSSSIPYMILFGVVQILFSQIPDFDQIWWLSIVAAVMSFTYSSIGLALGIAQTISNGGFKGSLTGISIGADVTSTQKIWHSLQAFGDIAFAYSFSNILIEIQDTIKAPPPSEAKVMKKATSVSVATTTVFYMLCGCMGYAAFGDAAPDNLLTGFGFYEPFWLLDVANVAIVVHLVGAYQVFCQPIFAFVERRANAAWPDSAFISRELRVGPFALSVFRLTWRSAFVCVTTVVAMLLPFFGNVVGFLGAVSFWPLTVYFPVEMYIRQRRVPRGSTKWICLQMLSVSCLIVSIAAAAGSIADVIDALKVYRPFSG; from the exons ATGGCAGTGCACGACGGAGCGAACAACAAGCacgaggtggcggtggcgccgATGGAGGTGTCGGTGGAGGCCGGGAACTTCCAGGAGGCCGACCGGCTCGATGACgacggccgcccccgccgcacGGGCACGGTCTGGACGGCCAGCGCGCACATCATCACGGCCGTCATCGGCTCCGGCGTGCTCTCTCTCGCCTGGGCCATCGCGCAGCTCGGCTGGGTCGCCGGTCCCGCCGCCATGCTGCTCTTCGCCTTCGTCACCTACTACACCGCCACGCTGCTCGCCGAGTGCTACCGCACCGGCGACCCCGACACGGGCAAGCGCAACTACACCTACATGGACGCCGTGCGCTCCAACCTCGGCGGCGCCAAGGTGGTGTTTTGCGGCGTGATACAGTACTCCAACCTCGTCGGCGTTGCCATCGGGTACACCATCGCGTCGTCCATCAGCATGAAGGCCATCAGGAGAGCAGGATGCTTCCACACCAATGGCCACGGCGACCCCTGCAACAGCTCGAGCATCCCGTACATGATCCTCTTCGGCGTTGTCCAGATCCTCTTCTCGCAGATACCGGACTTTGATCAGATTTGGTGGCTCTCCATCGTCGCCGCCGTCATGTCCTTCACCTACTCTTCCATCGGGCTCGCCCTAGGAATCGCCCAGACCATTT CCAATGGTGGATTCAAGGGCAGCCTCACCGGCATCAGCATCGGAGCTGACGTCACCTCTACGCAGAAGATCTGGCACAGCCTGCAGGCCTTCGGTGACATAGCCTTCGCCTACTCCTTCTCCAACATCCTCATCGAAATTCAA GACACCATcaaggcgccgccgccgtctgagGCGAAGGTGATGAAGAAAGCAACGAGCGTGAGCGTGGCAACAACCACCGTTTTCTACATGCTGTGCGGGTGCATGGGGTACGCCGCGTTCGGCGACGCGGCGCCGGATAACCTCCTCACCGGGTTCGGCTTTTACGAGCCCTTCTGGCTGCTGGACGTCGCCAACGTCGCCATCGTCGTGCACCTCGTTGGCGCCTACCAGGTCTTCTGCCAGCCCATCTTCGCCTTCGTCGAGCGCCGCGCCAACGCCGCGTGGCCGGACAGCGCCTTCATCTCCCGGGAGCTCCGCGTCGGCCCCTTCGCGCTCAGCGTGTTCCGGCTCACGTGGCGGTCGGCGTTCGTGTGCGTGACCACCGTCGTCGCCATGCTCCTGCCCTTCTTCGGCAACGTGGTCGGGTTCCTCGGCGCCGTCTCCTTCTGGCCGCTCACCGTCTACTTCCCCGTCGAGATGTACATCAGGCAGCGCCGCGTGCCGCGGGGCAGCACCAAGTGGATCTGCCTCCAGATGCTCAGCGTCAGCTGCCTCATCGtgtccatcgccgccgccgccggttccATCGCCGACGTGATCGACGCCCTCAAGGTCTACCGGCCGTTCAGCGGTTAA